In Panthera uncia isolate 11264 chromosome B4, Puncia_PCG_1.0, whole genome shotgun sequence, one genomic interval encodes:
- the KRT84 gene encoding keratin, type II cuticular Hb4 isoform X1 → MSCRSYRVSSGRRMGNFSSCSAVTPQNLNRFRASSVSCRSGPGFRGLGSFGSRSVITFGSYSPRMAAVCPRPIRCGVGFGAGSGMAFGFGDGSGAGLGFGASGCVGLGFGAHSGLGYGFGGPGFGYRVGGVGVPAAPSITAVTVNQSLLTPLNLEIDPNAQRVKKDEKEQIKTLNNKFASFIDKVRFLEQQNKLLETKWNFLQEQKCARSNLEPLFENYITNLRRQLDIVNSDRARFEAERNHMQDVLEGFKKKYEEEVGFRANAENEFVALKKDVDTSFLNKSDLEANADTLTQEIDFLKALYMAEIQLLQSHISETSVIVKMDNSRDLNFDGIIDEIKEQYEEVARRSRADAEAWYQNKYEEMRVTAGQHCDNLRNTRDEINELTRLIQRLKAEIEHSKAQRAKLEAAVAEAEQQGEAALNDAKCKLADLEGALQQAKQDMARQLREYQELMNVKLGLDIEIATYRRLLEGEEIRICEGVGPVNISVSSSRGAVVCGPEPLVASSTLSHGGVTFSGSSSIRSSNACGSSLGGTRIITAGGDLLNVGSRGGSVLTGEACVPSVPCPLPTEGGFSSCSGGRGSRSSSIRFVSTTTSRRTKY, encoded by the exons ATGTCTTGCCGCTCCTACAGAGTCAGCTCTGGTCGCCGCATGGGCAACTTCAGCTCTTGCTCAGCAGTGACCCCCCAGAACCTGAACCGCTTCCGGGCCAGCTCTGTCTCCTGCAGGAGTGGGCCCGGCTTCCGGGGTCTTGGCAGCTTTGGTAGTCGGAGTGTCATCACTTTTGGATCATACTCACCCCGGATGGCAGCAGTATGCCCTCGTCCCATCCGCTGTGGAGTTGGCTTTGGTGCTGGCAGTGGGATGGCCTTTGGCTTTGGTGATGGGAGTGGTGCTGGTCTGGGGTTTGGGGCCAGCGGTTGTGTTGGTCTGGGATTTGGAGCCCACAGTGGCCTTGGTTATGGCTTTGGCGGCCCTGGCTTTGGCTACAGAGTTGGAGGAGTTGGAGTCCCAGCAGCCCCATCCATCACAGCAGTGACTGTTAACCAGAGCCTGTTGACCCCCCTCAACCTGGAGATTGATCCCAATGCCCAGAGGGTgaagaaggatgagaaggagcaAATCAAGACCCTCAACAACAAATTTGCCTCCTTCATTGACAAG GTGCGGTTCCTGGAACAGCAGAATAAGCTCCTAGAGACCAAGTGGAATTTCCTCCAAGAGCAGAAATGTGCCAGGAGCAACCTGGAGCCCCTCTTTGAGAACTATATCACCAACCTGCGGAGGCAGCTGGACATAGTGAACAGTGACCGGGCCCGGTTCGAGGCTGAGAGAAACCACATGCAGGATGTCCTAGAGGGTTTCAAGAAGAA GTATGAAGAGGAGGTAGGATTCCGGGCCAACGCTGAGAATGAGTTTGTGGCTCTGAAGAAG GATGTGGATACATCTTTCTTAAATAAGTCTGATCTAGAGGCCAACGCAGATACCCTAACTCAGGAAATTGACTTTCTCAAAGCCTTATACATGGCG GAAATCCAATTGCTGCAGTCACACATCTCGGAGACATCAGTCATCGTGAAGATGGACAACAGCCGGGACCTGAACTTTGATGGAATCATCGACGAAATCAAGGAGCAGTATGAAGAGGTTGCCAGGCGGAGTCGGGCTGATGCTGAGGCGTGGTACCAGAACAAG TACGAGGAGATGCGGGTGACAGCCGGCCAGCACTGTGACAACCTGCGCAACACACGGGATGAGATCAATGAGCTGACCCGCCTGATCCAGAGACTGAAGGCAGAGATTGAGCACTCCAAGGCTCAG CGGGCCAAGCTGGAGGCCGCGGTGGCTGAGGCAGAGCAGCAGGGCGAGGCGGCCCTCAATGATGCCAAGTGCAAGCTGGCGGATCTGGAGGGCGCCCTGCAGCAGGCCAAGCAGGACATGGCCCGGCAGCTGCGAGAGTATCAAGAACTGATGAACGTCAAGCTGGGCCTGGACATCGAGATTGCCACCTACAGGCGCCTGCTGGAGGGCGAGGAGATCCG GATCTGCGAAGGTGTTGGACCAGTAAACATAT CCGTGAGCAGCTCCCGGGGTGCCGTGGTGTGTGGGCCTGAACCCCTGGTCGCCAGCTCCACCCTCTCCCACGGTGGGGTCACTTTCTCGGGCAGCAGCAGCATCCGGTCCAGCAATGCCTGTGGCTCCAGCCTGGGTGGGACCCGGATCATCACAGCTGGGGGGGACCTGCTGAATGTGGGCTCCCGGGGTGGCTCCGTGCTCACGGGCGAGGCCTGCGTCCCCAGCGTCCCCTGCCCGCTGCCCACCGAAGGGGGCTTCAGCAGCTGCAGCGGGGGCCGTGGCAGCCGCAGCTCCAGCATCCGCTTCGTGTCCACCACCACCTCCCGCCGGACCAAGTACTGA
- the KRT84 gene encoding keratin, type II cuticular Hb4 isoform X2 encodes MSCRSYRVSSGRRMGNFSSCSAVTPQNLNRFRASSVSCRSGPGFRGLGSFGSRSVITFGSYSPRMAAGGLGYGFGGPGFGYRVGGVGVPAAPSITAVTVNQSLLTPLNLEIDPNAQRVKKDEKEQIKTLNNKFASFIDKVRFLEQQNKLLETKWNFLQEQKCARSNLEPLFENYITNLRRQLDIVNSDRARFEAERNHMQDVLEGFKKKYEEEVGFRANAENEFVALKKDVDTSFLNKSDLEANADTLTQEIDFLKALYMAEIQLLQSHISETSVIVKMDNSRDLNFDGIIDEIKEQYEEVARRSRADAEAWYQNKYEEMRVTAGQHCDNLRNTRDEINELTRLIQRLKAEIEHSKAQRAKLEAAVAEAEQQGEAALNDAKCKLADLEGALQQAKQDMARQLREYQELMNVKLGLDIEIATYRRLLEGEEIRICEGVGPVNISVSSSRGAVVCGPEPLVASSTLSHGGVTFSGSSSIRSSNACGSSLGGTRIITAGGDLLNVGSRGGSVLTGEACVPSVPCPLPTEGGFSSCSGGRGSRSSSIRFVSTTTSRRTKY; translated from the exons ATGTCTTGCCGCTCCTACAGAGTCAGCTCTGGTCGCCGCATGGGCAACTTCAGCTCTTGCTCAGCAGTGACCCCCCAGAACCTGAACCGCTTCCGGGCCAGCTCTGTCTCCTGCAGGAGTGGGCCCGGCTTCCGGGGTCTTGGCAGCTTTGGTAGTCGGAGTGTCATCACTTTTGGATCATACTCACCCCGGATGGCAGCAG GTGGCCTTGGTTATGGCTTTGGCGGCCCTGGCTTTGGCTACAGAGTTGGAGGAGTTGGAGTCCCAGCAGCCCCATCCATCACAGCAGTGACTGTTAACCAGAGCCTGTTGACCCCCCTCAACCTGGAGATTGATCCCAATGCCCAGAGGGTgaagaaggatgagaaggagcaAATCAAGACCCTCAACAACAAATTTGCCTCCTTCATTGACAAG GTGCGGTTCCTGGAACAGCAGAATAAGCTCCTAGAGACCAAGTGGAATTTCCTCCAAGAGCAGAAATGTGCCAGGAGCAACCTGGAGCCCCTCTTTGAGAACTATATCACCAACCTGCGGAGGCAGCTGGACATAGTGAACAGTGACCGGGCCCGGTTCGAGGCTGAGAGAAACCACATGCAGGATGTCCTAGAGGGTTTCAAGAAGAA GTATGAAGAGGAGGTAGGATTCCGGGCCAACGCTGAGAATGAGTTTGTGGCTCTGAAGAAG GATGTGGATACATCTTTCTTAAATAAGTCTGATCTAGAGGCCAACGCAGATACCCTAACTCAGGAAATTGACTTTCTCAAAGCCTTATACATGGCG GAAATCCAATTGCTGCAGTCACACATCTCGGAGACATCAGTCATCGTGAAGATGGACAACAGCCGGGACCTGAACTTTGATGGAATCATCGACGAAATCAAGGAGCAGTATGAAGAGGTTGCCAGGCGGAGTCGGGCTGATGCTGAGGCGTGGTACCAGAACAAG TACGAGGAGATGCGGGTGACAGCCGGCCAGCACTGTGACAACCTGCGCAACACACGGGATGAGATCAATGAGCTGACCCGCCTGATCCAGAGACTGAAGGCAGAGATTGAGCACTCCAAGGCTCAG CGGGCCAAGCTGGAGGCCGCGGTGGCTGAGGCAGAGCAGCAGGGCGAGGCGGCCCTCAATGATGCCAAGTGCAAGCTGGCGGATCTGGAGGGCGCCCTGCAGCAGGCCAAGCAGGACATGGCCCGGCAGCTGCGAGAGTATCAAGAACTGATGAACGTCAAGCTGGGCCTGGACATCGAGATTGCCACCTACAGGCGCCTGCTGGAGGGCGAGGAGATCCG GATCTGCGAAGGTGTTGGACCAGTAAACATAT CCGTGAGCAGCTCCCGGGGTGCCGTGGTGTGTGGGCCTGAACCCCTGGTCGCCAGCTCCACCCTCTCCCACGGTGGGGTCACTTTCTCGGGCAGCAGCAGCATCCGGTCCAGCAATGCCTGTGGCTCCAGCCTGGGTGGGACCCGGATCATCACAGCTGGGGGGGACCTGCTGAATGTGGGCTCCCGGGGTGGCTCCGTGCTCACGGGCGAGGCCTGCGTCCCCAGCGTCCCCTGCCCGCTGCCCACCGAAGGGGGCTTCAGCAGCTGCAGCGGGGGCCGTGGCAGCCGCAGCTCCAGCATCCGCTTCGTGTCCACCACCACCTCCCGCCGGACCAAGTACTGA